From a region of the Rhinatrema bivittatum chromosome 15, aRhiBiv1.1, whole genome shotgun sequence genome:
- the ICMT gene encoding protein-S-isoprenylcysteine O-methyltransferase, whose product MAGEGRLSLFAFLLGGSVVLLPPLAGAAWTAEGGRALALALHVAAVNGFLLLLYRAQLYQIAVRACWLGFAFGCGLLLSFTQSAWKHFGWYMCSLSFFHYSEYFMTAVNNPKSLTLDSFLLNHSLEYKLAAVSSWMEFTIEKIIYPEMKQLTWLSVIGLLMVIFGESLRKAAMLTAGSNFNHIIQNEKSESHTLVKSGVYAWFRHPSYVGWFYWSIGTQILLCNPVCVVGYTLASWRFFRERIEEEEFTLILFFGEQYLDYKKKVPSGLPFISGAKVEL is encoded by the exons ATGGCGGGCGAGGGCCGGCTGAGCCTGTTCGCCTTCCTGCTGGGGGGTTCCGTGGTGCTGCTGCCACCGCTGGCGGGCGCGGCTTGGACGGCGGAGGGGGGCCGGGCGCTGGCCCTGGCCCTGCACGTGGCGGCCGTGAACGGGTTCCTGCTGCTGCTTTACCGGGCGCAGCTCTACCAG ATAGCCGTGAGAGCTTGCTGGCTTGGTTTTGCTTTTGGATGTGGGTTACTCCTGAGTTTTACACAGTCGGCATGGAAGCATTTTGGCTG GTACATGTGTTCGCTGTCGTTTTTTCACTATTCGGAGTATTTTATGACAGCCGTCAATAATCCTAAGAGCTTAACCCTGGACTCCTTCCTACTGAACCACAGTTTGGAGTACAAGTTAGCGGCTGTCTCTTCCTGGATGGAGTTCACCATTGAGAAGATCATTTACCCAG AAATGAAGCAGCTCACGTGGCTGAGTGTGATCGGGCTGCTGATGGTGATCTTTGGGGAGTCCCTGCGCAAGGCGGCGATGCTCACGGCCGGCTCCAACTTCAATCACATCATCCAGAACGAGAAATCCGAGTCGCACACTTTAGTAAAGAGCGGGGTGTACGCCTGGTTTAGGCATCCCTCCTACGTTGGCTGGTTTTACTGGAGTATTGGAACGCAG ATCCTGCTCTGCAATCCTGTCTGCGTGGTTGGCTACACCCTGGCATCCTGGCGATTTTTTCGCGAGCGAATAGAAGAGGAGGAATTCACGTTAATCCTTTTCTTCGGAGAACAGTATTTGGACTACAAGAAGAAGGTGCCATCAGGTTTACCCTTTATATCAGGAGCCAAAGTGGAGCTATAA